CCCAGACACAAATTAACCGAACAATGACACGTGACGGGGTGCCTGAGGAACAGGTGCGTTCTATACTCAAAGCACAAGTCGATAGAGACACACGGCTAATGCATGCTGATGATGTGATTGATAATAATACTGACAACGCTCAACTTTTGCCCCAAGTCACACAATTGCACCAAAAGTACCTAGCATTATGCGGTAAAAATCGGTGAAAATAGCATGGAAGCGTTTAAAGGCTAGCAGATGATCACAAATAGATTCGAACACCCTCTTAATGAAAAAACAAGAATTTACCTAAGAGTTGAATCTCTACTGAGACAGCTACAACATTCCTCGTCTTTTTCAGATAGCAACCAGCACCAAATCTTCTTCAAATCCATATTTGATTTATTGGAGATCTTCGAACAGATCCAGCTAAAAAGTGAGTTGGCGAAAGATCTTGAGAAGCAGAGACAAACCTACCGTGCTTGGCTGAATGTCGATGATGTTGATCAAGAGATGCTGGGCTCTATTCTTCGTGACCTCGATGGTGTCCATCGCGAGTTGATGGCAGCTGAACGATTTGGACAATCTTTCAAAGAGGACCGATTCTTAAGCACCATTCGCCAACGATTTGGGTTGCCTGGTGGTTCATGCTGCTTTGATCTTCCGACTTTGCACTACTGGTTGCACCTACCGCTCGATAAGCGAATGCACGATGCGGAAAAATGGCTAAGTTCACTCAAGCCATTAATGGATGCCCTACACATGTGGCTCAAACTAACGCGCGAAACAGGTCGCTTTAAACCACAGATTGCACGCGCTGGATTTTTCCAAAGTGATGCCGAAGAAGCCAATATATTGCGACTCAATATTCCCATGCACTATGGCGTGTATCCAATGGTATCTGGGCATAAAAACCGTTTTTCAGTGAAGTTTATTGCCTTTGAGTCGGGGCAAGCCTACCCTAACGATATCGAATTTGAATTAGCGGTTTGTAGCTAGTTCAGCTTTACCTAATAGCCGCACTCAGGAACCATTATGAGTAAACCAACCGTTGTCCCGTGCCCACAATGTCAAAAAGACGTGGTATGGGGTGAAGAAAGCCCGTTTCGTCCATTCTGCTCTAAGCAGTGCCAAATGATTGATTTTGGTGAGTGGGCGGATGAAGAGAACACCATTCCGGGCGCACCAGACATGTCAGACAGCGATGGCTGGTCAGAAGACAATTACTAGCATGCAGAGCCTCCACTGGAGGCTCTTTTTTTATCTACCATTTGCAGACATAAAAAAAGCGGAGTCCGAGGACTCCGCTTAATATTTGAGAACGCTAGTAAAATAGCATTACTTCTTAGCAAGTTTCTCTTTGATACGAGCAGACTTACCAGAACGCTCACGTA
This window of the Vibrio maritimus genome carries:
- the zapD gene encoding cell division protein ZapD — its product is MITNRFEHPLNEKTRIYLRVESLLRQLQHSSSFSDSNQHQIFFKSIFDLLEIFEQIQLKSELAKDLEKQRQTYRAWLNVDDVDQEMLGSILRDLDGVHRELMAAERFGQSFKEDRFLSTIRQRFGLPGGSCCFDLPTLHYWLHLPLDKRMHDAEKWLSSLKPLMDALHMWLKLTRETGRFKPQIARAGFFQSDAEEANILRLNIPMHYGVYPMVSGHKNRFSVKFIAFESGQAYPNDIEFELAVCS
- the yacG gene encoding DNA gyrase inhibitor YacG, coding for MSKPTVVPCPQCQKDVVWGEESPFRPFCSKQCQMIDFGEWADEENTIPGAPDMSDSDGWSEDNY